A stretch of Desulfotalea psychrophila LSv54 DNA encodes these proteins:
- a CDS encoding chloramphenicol acetyltransferase, translating into MKKKIDISNYKRKGMFEAFKDRDMPYLSTTSHVDIKNLKPFIDNHKYGFFISISYLISKAVNLIPELRHRIIDGELYEYDRVDPGYTVLLEDETFSFCDSCYFEDFQKYSEYSSTKINEVKAKPDNGVGEKHHMFFITNIPWFSFTSIVHPHDKVYASIPIITIGKYFKQGDQLLLPIGIQVHHGVVDGIHLGKFYTHLSNFCADPALWLV; encoded by the coding sequence GTGAAGAAAAAAATAGATATTAGCAATTATAAACGAAAAGGAATGTTTGAAGCTTTTAAAGATCGTGATATGCCATATCTATCAACAACCAGCCATGTGGACATAAAAAATCTAAAGCCATTTATAGATAATCACAAATATGGATTTTTTATATCTATTAGTTATTTAATATCAAAAGCAGTAAACCTTATCCCAGAATTGAGGCATAGGATAATTGATGGTGAATTGTACGAGTATGACAGGGTGGACCCTGGCTATACAGTCTTACTAGAAGATGAAACGTTCTCATTTTGCGACTCTTGTTACTTCGAAGATTTTCAAAAATACAGTGAATATTCCAGCACTAAGATAAATGAGGTTAAAGCAAAACCTGACAATGGTGTTGGCGAGAAACACCATATGTTTTTTATTACGAACATACCTTGGTTCAGTTTCACTTCGATTGTTCACCCGCATGATAAAGTGTATGCATCGATTCCGATAATTACTATCGGGAAATATTTTAAACAGGGAGATCAGCTGTTGCTACCTATTGGGATTCAAGTTCATCATGGAGTAGTAGATGGGATTCATCTAGGTAAATTTTATACCCACTTATCAAATTTTTGTGCCGATCCAGCTTTATGGTTGGTCTAA
- a CDS encoding rhodanese-related (seleno)protein has protein sequence MKKLNFCFGWLIALTFIAALAVPAMAAPVSVVSKEIVKGWMDNGDVVILDARQGRDWTSSEFKIKGAHRANPGKLDTWKSKFAKDKKIVLYCAUPNESTSASLARKLTADGFSSVHALKGGWREWSRAKFPVEEK, from the coding sequence ATGAAAAAATTAAACTTTTGCTTTGGCTGGTTGATTGCTTTGACCTTTATCGCTGCATTGGCTGTACCAGCAATGGCAGCCCCGGTGTCTGTTGTGAGTAAGGAGATAGTGAAGGGCTGGATGGATAACGGCGATGTGGTCATTCTCGATGCCCGTCAGGGAAGGGATTGGACCTCATCGGAATTTAAAATAAAAGGGGCCCATCGGGCCAATCCAGGCAAATTGGATACCTGGAAATCAAAATTTGCCAAGGATAAAAAGATCGTCCTTTATTGCGCATGACCCAACGAATCCACCAGCGCCAGTTTGGCGCGTAAGCTTACTGCAGACGGTTTCTCTTCAGTCCATGCTCTGAAAGGTGGATGGCGGGAATGGTCCAGGGCAAAATTTCCTGTTGAAGAAAAATGA
- a CDS encoding spermidine synthase family protein, which yields MNPWELLDKTEIPNDGGQLELLQRGDEFSIRLSGNRGELMNSRLHNSEEALAELGCAHLKSTVDAQVLVGGLGMGFTLAAALKVVSQSAKITVAELIPAVVEWNRGALGERAGRPLLDERVLIHTGDVIDLFSKNKSIFNAVLLDVDNGPEGLTHSANDHLYSLNRLKAIYNSLRTEGMLAIWSAAPDDTFLRSLKKVGFKVTTQTVRARVGKGSRHTIFLAKKLN from the coding sequence ATGAATCCCTGGGAATTATTAGATAAAACAGAAATACCCAATGACGGCGGACAGCTTGAATTACTGCAAAGAGGGGATGAATTCTCCATCCGCCTTTCCGGTAATCGAGGTGAGCTAATGAATAGCCGATTGCATAATTCGGAAGAAGCACTTGCTGAACTCGGATGTGCGCATCTCAAATCGACAGTTGACGCACAGGTCTTGGTAGGTGGCCTGGGAATGGGATTCACGCTGGCCGCTGCTCTAAAAGTAGTTTCTCAATCGGCAAAAATAACGGTGGCAGAACTGATACCTGCAGTTGTGGAATGGAATCGAGGCGCTTTGGGCGAACGAGCTGGAAGACCATTGCTGGATGAACGTGTACTTATTCATACTGGTGATGTCATTGATTTGTTCAGCAAAAACAAATCAATCTTCAACGCCGTTTTGCTTGATGTAGATAACGGTCCTGAAGGGCTTACTCATTCAGCAAATGATCACCTTTATTCTTTGAACCGCTTAAAAGCAATTTATAATTCTTTGCGCACTGAAGGCATGCTCGCCATTTGGTCGGCTGCGCCAGATGATACTTTTCTTCGTTCTTTGAAAAAGGTGGGTTTTAAAGTCACTACTCAAACTGTGAGAGCAAGAGTTGGTAAAGGAAGCCGTCATACGATCTTCCTAGCAAAAAAACTTAATTAA
- a CDS encoding TIR domain-containing protein produces the protein MPGEKDSFLQGLVDKIESEKILSEDDFLKYQRPTGQIMSRDSLAVHCGLVVPPHIAVLSKAYATMQPFQSCSNLKKTTLKIANHMRNLEKKSVVEDRIGTNIFIGHGRSHYWRELKDFVSERLHLPWDEFNRVPVAGVTNITRLAQMLDQSCIAFLVMTAEDEQQDGNMHARMNVVHEVGLFQGRLGFERAIVVLEEGCEEFSNIQGLGQIRFPKGNISAIFDEIRQILEREKIVD, from the coding sequence TTGCCAGGAGAAAAAGATAGTTTCCTCCAAGGGCTTGTTGATAAAATAGAATCTGAAAAAATACTTTCCGAAGATGATTTTCTGAAATATCAACGGCCAACAGGCCAAATAATGTCAAGAGATTCTTTAGCCGTACATTGCGGGTTAGTTGTTCCTCCTCATATTGCTGTACTATCTAAAGCATACGCAACTATGCAACCCTTTCAATCATGTTCGAACCTTAAAAAAACAACATTAAAAATAGCTAATCACATGCGTAACTTAGAAAAAAAATCAGTGGTGGAAGATCGCATTGGAACAAATATTTTTATTGGGCATGGTCGCTCTCATTATTGGAGAGAACTCAAAGATTTTGTAAGTGAGAGGCTCCATTTACCATGGGATGAGTTTAATAGAGTCCCTGTTGCAGGAGTCACAAATATAACTCGACTTGCACAAATGCTTGATCAATCTTGTATTGCATTTTTGGTTATGACTGCTGAAGATGAGCAACAAGATGGTAATATGCACGCTCGAATGAATGTAGTTCATGAAGTAGGATTGTTCCAAGGTCGGCTTGGCTTTGAACGAGCCATCGTCGTATTAGAAGAAGGTTGTGAGGAATTTTCAAATATTCAAGGTTTAGGTCAAATAAGGTTTCCCAAGGGAAATATTTCGGCAATTTTTGATGAAATACGACAAATTTTAGAACGAGAGAAAATCGTTGATTAA
- a CDS encoding addiction module antidote protein gives MAKTASYNPFDYLTTEEEIRTYLDNASRDEDPRIFVIALGYLAKKRGMKATAKKVGVSRESLYKSLSGKGNPKYDTIRKVTQALGYQARVK, from the coding sequence ATGGCTAAAACAGCTTCCTACAATCCATTTGACTATCTCACCACAGAAGAAGAGATACGAACATACCTTGATAATGCCTCCAGAGATGAAGACCCAAGAATTTTTGTTATAGCTCTTGGCTATCTGGCAAAAAAACGTGGCATGAAAGCAACCGCTAAAAAAGTTGGTGTAAGCCGTGAGAGTCTTTACAAATCTCTTTCTGGAAAAGGTAACCCAAAATATGACACAATCCGCAAAGTGACCCAAGCGCTGGGCTACCAAGCACGGGTAAAGTGA
- a CDS encoding serine/threonine protein kinase, whose amino-acid sequence MRFGQENVRFDSPLPSYINRVYELQTMDETRIIAKFYRPGRWSIDALRDEHRFMVDCATAEIPVVLPLMLANGETIDEVDGFYFSLFPKKAGREFEVTCDEDWRRIGQLIGRIHLVGSTKTADDRIVLHPSQSTVADIAQLVGAGFVSTTHLDEFIEITGKIVEIAERGFKDIELIRIHSDCHSRNILNRPEEGLMIIDFDDMVTGPPVQDIWLLLHDYADRSQREINLILEGYEQFREFDDRSLKLIEPLRAMRMLHHLAWCSKQVNDFQFNKNFPDWGSDAFWQREISDLRIQLQIILEKHSTG is encoded by the coding sequence ATCCGCTTTGGGCAAGAGAATGTCCGGTTTGACTCTCCACTACCAAGCTATATAAACCGTGTCTATGAACTTCAGACCATGGATGAAACACGGATTATTGCTAAATTTTATAGACCAGGCAGATGGAGTATTGATGCTTTAAGAGATGAGCATCGATTTATGGTGGATTGTGCCACAGCGGAAATCCCCGTAGTATTGCCGCTGATGTTGGCCAATGGAGAGACAATTGATGAAGTGGATGGATTTTATTTTTCCCTGTTTCCTAAAAAAGCAGGACGTGAGTTCGAAGTAACCTGCGATGAAGACTGGCGTAGAATAGGTCAACTTATTGGCAGGATTCATCTTGTCGGTAGCACTAAAACCGCTGATGATCGGATTGTTCTCCATCCTTCACAATCCACGGTAGCTGACATCGCGCAGCTTGTTGGTGCTGGATTTGTTAGCACAACGCATCTAGACGAATTTATTGAGATTACCGGAAAAATTGTGGAGATCGCCGAGAGGGGATTCAAGGATATTGAGTTGATCCGAATTCATAGTGATTGTCATAGTAGGAACATTCTGAATCGCCCCGAAGAAGGTCTCATGATTATTGATTTTGATGACATGGTGACAGGTCCTCCCGTTCAAGATATTTGGCTTTTATTGCATGATTATGCTGATAGATCCCAAAGGGAGATAAATCTTATATTAGAAGGGTATGAACAGTTTCGGGAATTTGATGATAGGAGCTTGAAGCTGATCGAACCGTTGCGTGCGATGAGAATGCTCCATCACTTAGCCTGGTGCAGCAAACAGGTTAATGATTTTCAGTTTAATAAAAACTTTCCAGATTGGGGAAGCGATGCTTTTTGGCAAAGAGAAATATCGGATCTTCGGATTCAGTTGCAGATTATTCTAGAAAAGCACTCCACTGGTTAA
- a CDS encoding type II toxin-antitoxin system RelE/ParE family toxin has product MGMEYEIDRTKKFDKWLKKLKETEAKLTILARIDRVKIGHFGDQKQLEENFFEIRLFTGPGYRIYYTIRGGKIVLLLLAGDKSSQKKDIKKAKELIKKLE; this is encoded by the coding sequence ATGGGTATGGAGTATGAAATTGATCGTACAAAAAAATTTGATAAGTGGCTGAAAAAGCTTAAAGAAACTGAAGCTAAACTCACTATCCTTGCAAGGATAGACAGAGTGAAGATTGGTCATTTCGGTGACCAAAAACAGCTTGAAGAAAATTTTTTCGAAATCCGTCTTTTTACAGGCCCAGGCTATAGAATCTATTACACCATCAGAGGTGGCAAGATTGTTTTGTTGCTTTTGGCAGGTGATAAAAGTAGCCAGAAAAAAGATATAAAGAAGGCCAAAGAGCTTATTAAAAAGCTTGAATAA
- a CDS encoding carboxymuconolactone decarboxylase family protein, producing MIDWQGEQGELYQAHYNKTYESGVLDTKTKRLMAMGAAIVMGCKGCILGQTQKAIDAGATLNELMETCSVMLSLGGTIERDWYD from the coding sequence TTGATCGATTGGCAAGGGGAACAGGGAGAACTATACCAAGCCCATTACAATAAAACTTATGAGTCTGGCGTTCTGGACACTAAAACCAAACGGCTGATGGCAATGGGTGCAGCTATAGTTATGGGGTGTAAGGGTTGTATTTTAGGACAAACACAAAAGGCTATTGATGCAGGAGCAACACTAAATGAGCTCATGGAAACCTGCTCTGTTATGCTTTCTCTTGGTGGAACTATTGAAAGAGATTGGTATGATTGA
- a CDS encoding APC family permease produces MDKCHRFRLTATSIGLGVMVSPDTFVGLGNFMGYTGRLGLWLIPAAMALFFVIAQSIENFTVATPFTLAVKFAAAVFLSTGILVSSGFVFNEVFVYWFPNFGFAFLLLGLVLGIQLAGPIVILRAQVLFIGTVLSALGILIVSGLSSTGPGVTGPAAQMVEVPGIGILSLPLLLWVGFDLAGAVNSKDSGKMPCLAAIAVAGLIFFLWGLVSISHLPLEKLADSGIPNMKVARIVLGQTGRIIMGIAVISGTLAAVNALFLGCDYTVKQLTERGKLPPWTAKPFVVPIFLGLAVGLMMALGMAGSEKLELWIRAAFLLWLLGYARQGYSLKKFLLASLLIAGGGAILFSGEAPLLTLFYMGCILLTGLILSLISNKMPHNHEKRSSL; encoded by the coding sequence ATGGATAAGTGCCATCGCTTTAGATTGACAGCCACATCCATTGGCTTGGGCGTTATGGTTTCACCCGACACCTTTGTGGGCCTGGGAAATTTCATGGGGTATACCGGTCGCCTGGGCCTATGGCTTATACCCGCGGCCATGGCCCTGTTTTTTGTTATCGCCCAAAGCATAGAAAACTTCACCGTGGCGACGCCGTTTACCCTGGCTGTTAAATTTGCCGCCGCCGTTTTTCTTTCCACAGGTATTTTGGTTTCATCGGGCTTTGTTTTTAATGAGGTTTTCGTCTATTGGTTTCCCAACTTCGGGTTTGCCTTTTTACTGTTAGGCCTTGTCCTTGGGATACAATTGGCCGGACCTATTGTCATCCTCAGGGCCCAGGTGCTTTTTATCGGAACGGTTCTTTCCGCCCTTGGCATACTCATAGTGTCAGGCCTTAGCAGCACCGGGCCGGGTGTAACTGGGCCGGCGGCCCAGATGGTGGAAGTTCCAGGCATTGGGATCTTAAGCCTTCCCTTGCTGCTCTGGGTTGGGTTTGACCTGGCAGGAGCTGTAAATTCCAAAGATAGCGGTAAGATGCCGTGCCTGGCCGCCATTGCCGTGGCAGGACTTATATTTTTCCTCTGGGGGCTGGTCTCCATTTCCCATCTTCCTTTAGAAAAATTGGCTGACTCGGGAATTCCCAACATGAAAGTCGCCAGGATCGTTTTGGGGCAAACCGGCAGGATCATCATGGGTATTGCTGTCATATCAGGCACTTTGGCAGCCGTAAATGCGCTTTTCCTGGGTTGTGACTATACGGTAAAACAACTGACAGAGCGGGGAAAACTTCCCCCATGGACCGCAAAGCCCTTTGTGGTGCCCATCTTCCTGGGCCTTGCTGTGGGCCTGATGATGGCCCTGGGCATGGCCGGCAGTGAAAAACTCGAACTCTGGATCCGGGCAGCTTTTTTGCTCTGGCTCCTGGGGTATGCCCGACAGGGCTACTCCCTGAAAAAATTTCTGCTAGCAAGCCTTCTCATCGCAGGGGGCGGGGCAATTCTATTTTCAGGGGAAGCGCCCCTGCTGACGCTGTTTTATATGGGATGTATCCTGCTTACAGGACTTATCCTGAGTTTAATATCCAATAAAATGCCACACAATCACGAAAAAAGGAGTTCATTATGA